A single Populus alba chromosome 7, ASM523922v2, whole genome shotgun sequence DNA region contains:
- the LOC118047779 gene encoding probable inactive receptor kinase At5g67200, producing the protein MKQPQTSSTSHYTMPLGNPLLLFLLLLLTTLTTSQLEQTTYLPPQDAVSILSFKSKADLDNKLFYTLNERFDYCQWQGIKCAQGRVVRVVLQGFGLRGTFPPFTLSRLDQLRVLSLQNNSLSGPIPDLSPLFNLKSLFLHHNSFSASFPPSILLLHRLTILDLSYNSLTGQLPVNLSSLVRLNSLQLEFNQFNGTLPSLDLGLLVFFNVSGNNLSGPIPLTPTLSRFDTSSFSLNPYLCGEIINKACKPRSPFFDSSASPTASSPAGVPFGQSAQAGGGVVVSITPPSKQKHSRDGVVLGFTVGVSVLVLSLLCFVLVLVKKQKQERRVEEEKEQVVTGTTSPVRTPSNNPAMQSQVGEKGHEIINTKATEGLVQQVRKAEKSGSLVFCGGKTQVYTLEQLMRASAELLGRGTIGTTYKAVLDNQLIVTVKRLDASKTAITSSDVFERHMDVVGALRHPNLVPIAAYFQAKGERLVIFDYQPNGSLYNLIHGSRSTRAKPLHWTSCLKIAEDVAQGLAYIHQTSNLVHGNLKSANVLLGADFEACITDYCLAMLADTSSSENPDSAACKAPETRKASRRATSKSDVYAFGVLLLELLTGKHPSQHPYLVPADMLDWVRTVRDDGSGDDNQLGMLTEVASVCSLTSPEQRPAMWQVLKMIQEIKDNVMVEDNAADGYS; encoded by the exons ATGAAGCAACCACAAACATCCTCCACTTCCCACTACACAATGCCACTAGGCAaccctctcctcctcttcctcctcctcctcctcaccaCCCTCACCACCTCTCAGCTTGAGCAAACAACCTACCTTCCCCCACAAGACGCAGTTTCCATCCTCTCTTTCAAATCCAAAGCTGACTTAGACAACAAACTCTTCTACACCCTCAACGAACGTTTTGACTACTGTCAATGGCAAGGCATCAAATGTGCTCAAGGCCGCGTTGTCCGTGTTGTCCTTCAAGGTTTCGGTCTGCGTGGGACTTTCCCTCCCTTCACTCTTTCCCGGCTCGACCAACTTCGTGTCCTTTCTCTCCAAAACAACTCCCTCTCCGGTCCCATTCCTGACTTGTCCCCACTTTTTAACCTGAAATCTCTGTTTTTACACCATAACTCTTTCTCTGCTTCTTTCCCTCCTTCCATTTTATTGCTCCATAGATTAACAATTCTTGATCTTTCGTACAACAGTCTCACTGGACAGCTTCCTGTAAATTTATCTTCTTTGGTCCGGTTAAACTCGCTTCAACTCGAGTTTAATCAGTTTAACGGGACACTCCCTTCTTTAGACCTCGGacttcttgttttctttaatgtttctgGCAATAACCTTTCCGGCCCCATTCCTTTGACCCCTACATTGTCACGTTTTGACACCTCCTCTTTCTCCTTAAATCCTTATCTTTGTGGAGAGATTATTAATAAGGCTTGCAAGCCACGGTCTCCATTTTTTGATTCTTCGGCTTCTCCTACTGCTAGTTCGCCGGCGGGAGTGCCGTTTGGACAAAGCGCTCAAGCTGGAGGTGGGGTTGTGGTATCTATAACTCCTCCTTCGAAGCAGAAGCATAGTAGAGATGGTGTTGTTTTGGGATTTACTGTTGGGGTTTCGGTTTTAGTACTGTCTTTGCTGtgctttgttttggttttggtcaAGAAACAGAAGCAAGAAAGAcgtgttgaagaagagaaagaacaagTGGTGACCGGGACGACTTCTCCGGTGAGGACACCTTCGAACAATCCGGCAATGCAAAGTCAAGTCGGAGAGAAGGGTCATGAGATTATAAACACGAAGGCGACAGAAGGGCTGGTTCAACAAGTTAGGAAAGCAGAGAAGAGTGGGAGTTTAGTGTTTTGTGGGGGGAAAACACAGGTTTATACATTAGAGCAGTTAATGAGGGCATCTGCCGAGTTGCTGGGGAGGGGTACGATTGGAACTACTTATAAAGCTGTTCTTGATAATCAATTGATTGTTACAGTGAAAAGGCTTGATGCTAGTAAGACTGCAATTACTAGTAGTGATGTGTTTGAGAGGCACATGGATGTTGTCGGTGCGCTTAGACACCCAAACTTGGTGCCAATAGCTGCTTATTTTCAAGCTAAAGGAGAAAGGCTTGTTATCTTTGATTATCAACCCAATGGCAGCCTCTACAATCTCATCCATG GTTCAAGATCAACAAGGGCAAAGCCACTTCATTGGACATCGTGCTTGAAGATAGCAGAAGATGTGGCACAGGGTCTTGCTTACATCCATCAAACGTCAAACCTTGTCCATGGAAACCTGAAATCCGCCAATGTTCTACTTGGAGCTGATTTTGAGGCCTGCATCACAGACTACTGCCTTGCCATGCTTGCAGACACTTCTTCTAGTGAAAATCCTGATTCAGCAGCTTGTAAAGCACCTGAGACTCGCAAGGCTAGCCGTCGAGCCACTTCCAAATCTGATGTCTATGCATTTGGTGTGCTATTACTGGAGCTTTTGACTGGTAAACATCCATCACAACATCCATACCTTGTGCCTGCTGATATGTTGGACTGGGTCAGAACAGTGAGAGATGACGGTAGTGGGGATGACAACCAGCTTGGAATGCTTACTGAAGTTGCTAGTGTTTGTAGCTTAACCTCGCCGGAACAGAGGCCGGCAATGTGGCAAGTGTTAAAGATGATACAGGAGATAAAGGACAATGTCATGGTTGAAGATAATGCAGCTGATGGATATTCATAG
- the LOC118047780 gene encoding protein IRX15-LIKE produces MKNSSNSNSNTKLILLHPYIQKQGGSNRLWLLAFVSFFAIAFLLTLIYTREILPIKSTTTTTTMATRSASSSTFGNVNAPLPTSVINTLLHYASRSNDSFHMSHAEIKPISDVLRKCSSPCNFLVFGLTHETLLWKALNHNGRTVFIEENRYYAAYYEELHPEIDVFDVQYTTKMKEMRELIASTKKQIKNECRPVQNLLFSECKLGINDLPNHVYEVDWDVILVDGPRGDGPDGPGRMTPIFTAGVLARSRKASNAKTHIFVHDYYRNVERIYGDEFLCRENLVESNDMLAHFIVEKMDENSFHFCRNHTSTSPF; encoded by the coding sequence ATGAAGAACAGTAGCAATAGCAACAGTAACACCAAGCTGATTCTTCTTCATCCTTATATCCAAAAACAAGGAGGGTCCAATCGGTTATGGCTCCTTGCCTTTGTATCATTCTTCGCTATTGCTTTCCTTCTTACACTAATCTACACAAGAGAGATCTTACCTATCaaatccaccaccaccaccaccaccatggcCACTCGCTCAGCTTCTAGCTCTACCTTTGGCAATGTTAATGCACCATTGCCAACATCAGTCATCAATACTCTCCTCCACTATGCCTCAAGATCCAATGACAGTTTCCACATGTCGCATGCCGAAATCAAACCAATCTCTGATGTACTTAGAAAGTGCTCATCTCCTTGTAACTTTCTTGTTTTTGGTCTAACACACGAGACCCTACTCTGGAAAGCTCTAAACCACAATGGACGCACAGTTTTCATCGAAGAAAATCGCTACTACGCAGCTTATTATGAAGAGTTACATCCTGAAATTGATGTCTTTGATGTCCAATACACAACCAAGATGAAGGAAATGAGAGAACTTATAGCCTCCACCAAGAAACAGATAAAAAATGAATGCAGGCCAGTGCAGAATTTACTCTTCTCGGAGTGTAAGCTTGGGATTAATGACTTGCCTAATCACGTCTATGAGGTTGACTGGGATGTGATATTGGTTGATGGCCCTAGAGGGGATGGACCAGATGGTCCAGGAAGGATGACACCAATCTTCACAGCTGGTGTTCTAGCCAGGAGCAGGAAGGCTAGCAATGCCAAGACTCACATATTTGTGCACGATTACTACAGAAATGTGGAGAGAATCTATGGCGATGAGTTCTTGTGCAGAGAGAACTTGGTGGAGTCTAATGACATGCTTGCTCATTTTATAGTAGAGAAAATGGACGAGAATAGCTTCCATTTCTGTCGCAACCACACATCAACCTCACCATTCTAA